One window from the genome of Mumia sp. ZJ1417 encodes:
- a CDS encoding helix-turn-helix domain-containing protein, which produces MTDVIRRIGDKWTLLVLVLLGRRAHRYNELHREIDSISQRMLTRTLRALEEDGLVGREVFPTVPPSVEYTLTPLGRSLLEPLSALADWAVANGAEIAAARRRPLAQTKDARPGTMS; this is translated from the coding sequence GTGACCGACGTGATCCGTCGGATCGGTGACAAGTGGACGCTCCTGGTGCTCGTGCTCCTCGGACGGCGTGCGCACCGGTACAACGAGCTCCACCGCGAGATCGACAGCATCAGCCAGCGGATGCTGACCCGCACCTTGCGCGCTCTGGAGGAGGACGGCCTGGTCGGTCGAGAGGTGTTCCCGACCGTGCCGCCAAGCGTCGAGTACACCCTCACGCCGCTGGGGAGGTCGCTGCTCGAGCCGCTCTCCGCCCTGGCGGACTGGGCGGTCGCGAACGGGGCTGAGATCGCCGCGGCGCGACGTCGCCCGCTGGCGCAAACGAAGGACGCCAGGCCGGGAACGATGTCCTGA
- a CDS encoding SDR family NAD(P)-dependent oxidoreductase — MSPEAVTPRGDRTPRTVVVSGGTDGMGRALALGRAARGDTVVVLGSNREKGERVLEEAARLDGTGALEFERVDLSSIDDTRAAVRRIAARHEAVDALTLFANRQAPRRTVTADGLEQVFAVYYLSRYLLSYELSPLLRRSRTPVIVNVAGVGMTKGRLHWDDLQLEGEGEYGMVAAQLQAARANDLLGVMFAAEPDNPVPYVLYHPGFTKSGDLTPLRPALRVTLRALAALAARPVERAVAPLHRFIEEPPRAPLSAIDRETSLPLSLRTLDPHGADRLAAATRAILAAHEGTVSSA, encoded by the coding sequence ATGAGCCCGGAAGCCGTCACCCCGAGGGGCGACAGGACACCGCGGACGGTCGTCGTGAGCGGAGGGACGGACGGGATGGGGCGCGCCCTCGCCCTCGGCAGGGCCGCCCGTGGAGACACGGTCGTCGTCCTCGGCAGCAACAGGGAGAAGGGAGAGCGCGTTCTGGAAGAGGCCGCTCGGCTCGATGGCACAGGGGCGCTCGAGTTCGAGCGGGTCGACCTGTCCAGCATCGACGACACCCGTGCGGCTGTTCGGCGGATCGCGGCTCGTCACGAGGCTGTCGACGCCCTCACCCTGTTCGCCAACCGCCAGGCTCCGAGGCGGACAGTCACCGCGGACGGCCTCGAGCAGGTGTTCGCCGTGTACTACCTCAGCCGCTACCTGCTCAGCTACGAGCTCAGTCCCCTGCTGCGCCGGAGCCGGACGCCGGTCATCGTCAACGTCGCCGGCGTCGGTATGACGAAGGGGCGCCTGCACTGGGACGATCTCCAGCTCGAGGGCGAGGGCGAGTACGGCATGGTGGCCGCACAGCTGCAGGCTGCACGTGCGAACGACCTCCTCGGGGTGATGTTCGCCGCAGAGCCGGACAACCCGGTTCCGTACGTCCTCTATCACCCGGGGTTCACCAAGAGCGGCGACCTCACCCCGCTGCGACCGGCGCTCAGGGTGACGTTGCGGGCACTCGCCGCCCTGGCGGCACGCCCCGTCGAGAGGGCAGTCGCTCCCCTCCACCGGTTCATCGAGGAGCCGCCGCGCGCACCGCTCAGCGCGATCGACCGCGAGACGTCACTGCCGCTCAGCCTGAGGACACTCGACCCGCATGGCGCGGACCGGCTCGCCGCGGCCACCCGTGCGATCCTCGCGGCCCACGAGGGAACCGTCTCATCGGCGTAG
- a CDS encoding ABC transporter permease, translating into MFLAIRELVFARGRFALMGSVVALIAILMVLLSGLSVGLVNDGVSGLKKVPVTSFAFQQDVAKDSAFSRSVVSSEAVEAWADRPGVEDAAPFGNTLVNARADNGTEVDLALFGVETDSFLAPSPATGAPLGDEADGIVISETAADEGIALGDVVRIEPTGTALRVVGILDGQHTYGHVDVAYVPLTTWQEVRAGVRTGDPVPAHVHDEFTAVAVRAADGDDVDLAAGDEAASTTSMTLEESFGASPGYTAETSTLQLIQVFLYAISALVVGAFFTVLVIQRRQEIAVMRAMGASTGYLLRDSLLQSLILLIVSAGVGVGIGLAGGAALASTPMPFALEAGPIAAATALLIALGVVGAAVAVVRVTRVDPLTALGGNR; encoded by the coding sequence ATGTTTCTCGCCATTCGTGAGCTCGTGTTCGCTCGAGGGCGGTTCGCCCTCATGGGATCCGTGGTGGCCCTGATCGCCATCCTCATGGTGCTGCTGTCGGGCCTGTCGGTCGGACTGGTCAACGACGGCGTCTCGGGACTCAAGAAGGTCCCGGTGACTTCGTTCGCGTTCCAGCAGGACGTTGCCAAGGACTCGGCGTTCTCGCGCAGCGTCGTGTCGTCGGAGGCTGTCGAGGCGTGGGCCGACCGTCCGGGCGTCGAGGACGCGGCGCCGTTCGGCAATACCCTGGTGAACGCGCGCGCCGACAACGGCACCGAGGTCGACCTCGCCCTCTTCGGCGTCGAGACCGACTCCTTCCTCGCCCCCTCCCCCGCGACCGGCGCCCCGCTCGGCGACGAGGCGGACGGGATCGTGATCAGCGAGACCGCCGCCGACGAGGGCATCGCGCTCGGCGACGTCGTCCGCATCGAGCCCACCGGGACGGCACTCAGGGTCGTCGGGATCCTCGACGGCCAGCACACGTACGGGCACGTGGACGTGGCGTACGTGCCGCTGACCACGTGGCAGGAGGTCCGCGCCGGCGTACGGACGGGAGACCCCGTACCGGCGCACGTGCACGACGAGTTCACCGCCGTCGCGGTACGGGCCGCTGACGGCGACGACGTGGATCTCGCTGCGGGAGACGAAGCCGCGTCGACGACCTCGATGACCCTCGAGGAGTCGTTCGGAGCCTCGCCCGGGTACACCGCCGAGACGTCGACCCTCCAGCTGATCCAGGTCTTCCTCTATGCCATCTCCGCGCTGGTCGTCGGCGCGTTCTTCACCGTGCTCGTCATCCAGCGCCGTCAGGAGATCGCGGTGATGCGGGCGATGGGAGCGAGCACCGGCTATCTTCTGCGCGACAGCCTGCTGCAGTCCCTGATCCTCCTGATCGTCTCGGCCGGGGTCGGCGTCGGGATAGGCCTCGCCGGTGGCGCCGCCCTCGCCTCCACGCCCATGCCGTTCGCCCTGGAGGCGGGTCCGATCGCCGCCGCCACCGCACTCCTCATCGCCCTCGGTGTCGTCGGAGCCGCCGTCGCGGTCGTCCGCGTCACCCGGGTCGACCCGCTGACCGCACTCGGAGGCAACCGATGA
- a CDS encoding ABC transporter ATP-binding protein, which yields MTPALALTDVTLVHGDGEDTVTALDAVSLRVAPGELVAIVGPSGSGKSSLLAVAGALTTPTSGEVRVGEVDLATASRRELARIRRERLAFVFQSGNLVPALTAIDQIRLPLTFGKVSEPRDPYDLLAEVGMGHKARRRPHQLSGGERQRVGIARALVTRPRLLLVDEPTAALDRQRSQDIVSLLARETHEHGVATVMVTHDHDVLHHCDRVYEMIDGRLGVPAASPD from the coding sequence ATGACCCCCGCACTCGCGCTCACCGACGTCACGCTCGTCCACGGCGACGGCGAGGACACCGTCACGGCGTTGGACGCCGTCAGCCTGCGTGTCGCGCCCGGAGAGCTCGTCGCGATCGTCGGGCCGTCCGGATCCGGCAAGTCGAGCCTGCTCGCCGTCGCCGGCGCCCTGACCACCCCGACCTCCGGCGAGGTCCGCGTCGGCGAGGTCGACCTCGCGACGGCCTCGCGCCGCGAGCTGGCGCGGATCCGGCGGGAGCGGCTCGCCTTCGTCTTTCAGAGCGGCAACCTCGTCCCCGCGCTCACCGCGATCGACCAGATCCGGCTTCCCCTCACGTTCGGCAAAGTCTCCGAGCCCCGTGACCCGTACGACCTGCTGGCCGAGGTCGGGATGGGGCACAAGGCGCGCCGTCGGCCCCACCAGCTCTCGGGCGGGGAACGGCAGCGCGTCGGGATCGCCCGTGCCCTGGTGACCCGCCCGCGACTGCTCCTCGTCGACGAGCCCACAGCTGCGCTGGATCGCCAACGCAGCCAGGACATCGTGTCGTTGCTCGCTCGCGAGACGCACGAGCACGGTGTCGCCACCGTGATGGTGACGCACGACCACGACGTGCTGCACCACTGCGACCGGGTCTACGAGATGATCGACGGACGACTCGGCGTCCCTGCTGCGTCGCCCGACTGA
- a CDS encoding TetR/AcrR family transcriptional regulator, which yields MPRIQAPTVVEHRRRQERAILDAARALIAETGEAPSLGAVAKRAGMARPSLYQYFPSRGELLAGVVADVFPEWSRHVRERVEAAEAPGERVWEYMAANIDLFASSEQAVAHVLSSVVEPAVLQAPMQRFHAELQEPLVAALHDLGEPHVDQMASLVNALIVQVCATYGRDDAHAGHGDAPSLSRTEALELLRRLIGAYLDLPGEADLPGEAKGPRRR from the coding sequence GTGCCCCGCATCCAGGCGCCCACGGTGGTCGAGCACCGCCGTCGCCAGGAGCGGGCGATCCTGGACGCGGCACGGGCCCTCATCGCCGAGACCGGCGAGGCGCCCTCGCTAGGGGCGGTGGCCAAGCGGGCGGGGATGGCGAGGCCGAGCCTCTACCAGTACTTCCCGTCGCGTGGGGAGCTGCTCGCGGGCGTCGTCGCCGACGTGTTCCCCGAGTGGTCACGCCACGTCCGCGAACGCGTCGAGGCGGCCGAGGCACCGGGCGAGCGGGTCTGGGAGTACATGGCGGCCAACATCGACCTCTTCGCCAGCTCGGAGCAGGCGGTCGCGCACGTGCTGAGCAGCGTCGTCGAGCCCGCCGTCCTGCAGGCCCCGATGCAGCGGTTCCACGCCGAGCTCCAGGAGCCGCTGGTCGCTGCCCTGCACGACCTCGGCGAGCCGCACGTCGACCAGATGGCCTCGCTGGTGAACGCGCTGATCGTCCAGGTGTGCGCGACGTACGGACGTGACGACGCGCACGCAGGCCACGGCGATGCCCCGTCCTTGTCCCGTACGGAGGCCCTCGAGCTGCTCCGCCGGCTCATCGGCGCCTACCTCGACCTGCCCGGGGAAGCCGACCTGCCCGGGGAAGCGAAGGGGCCCCGCAGGCGTTGA
- a CDS encoding biotin/lipoate A/B protein ligase family protein, with amino-acid sequence MHGEYKVPGGKLVVIDLEIVSDHLKDVQLSGDFFLEPDEALERITGALEGMPADASVTSYAAAVEGSLAGASMIGFDPRAVGFAVTRALGRSTSWHDHAFALVDSGPLHPAEQMALDEVIATQVARGERPPALRFWEWASNAVIIGSFQSLSNEVDLDAAARHDVTVVRRMSGGGAMFVEPGNTITYSLYVPASLVEGMSFAESYAFLDAWVLRALKGLGIDASYVPLNDIATPHGKIGGAAQKRLAGGAVLHHVTMSYDMDATKMLDILRIGREKLSDKGTASAAKRVDPLKSQTGMPRDEVVRAMVGHFADSYGLTRVGVDEATRAEMEALARSKYGTEEWTARVP; translated from the coding sequence GTGCACGGCGAGTACAAGGTTCCCGGGGGCAAGCTGGTCGTCATCGACCTCGAGATCGTCAGCGACCACCTGAAGGACGTCCAGCTGTCGGGCGACTTCTTCCTCGAGCCCGACGAGGCCCTGGAGCGGATCACCGGAGCCCTCGAAGGAATGCCTGCCGACGCGTCGGTCACCTCGTACGCGGCCGCCGTTGAGGGGTCGCTCGCCGGCGCGTCGATGATCGGCTTCGACCCGCGTGCGGTCGGCTTCGCGGTGACCCGGGCGCTCGGGCGTTCGACGTCCTGGCACGACCACGCGTTCGCGCTCGTCGACTCGGGCCCGCTGCACCCGGCCGAGCAGATGGCGCTCGACGAGGTGATCGCGACCCAGGTCGCCAGGGGCGAGCGGCCGCCCGCGCTGCGCTTCTGGGAGTGGGCGTCCAACGCCGTCATCATCGGCTCGTTCCAGTCGCTGTCCAACGAGGTCGACCTCGACGCCGCTGCACGCCACGACGTGACGGTCGTACGGCGGATGTCCGGCGGCGGCGCGATGTTCGTCGAGCCCGGCAACACCATCACGTACTCGCTGTACGTCCCCGCGTCGCTCGTCGAGGGCATGAGCTTCGCCGAGTCGTACGCGTTCCTCGACGCCTGGGTCCTGCGCGCGCTCAAAGGCCTGGGCATCGACGCCTCGTACGTACCGCTCAACGACATCGCCACACCTCACGGCAAGATCGGCGGCGCCGCGCAGAAGCGCCTGGCCGGCGGCGCGGTGCTGCACCACGTGACGATGTCGTACGACATGGACGCGACCAAGATGCTCGACATCTTGCGGATCGGGCGCGAGAAGCTGTCCGACAAGGGCACCGCGAGCGCGGCGAAGCGGGTGGACCCGCTCAAGAGCCAGACCGGCATGCCGCGCGACGAGGTCGTACGGGCGATGGTGGGCCACTTCGCGGACAGCTACGGGCTCACTCGTGTCGGCGTCGACGAGGCGACACGTGCCGAGATGGAGGCGCTGGCGCGCAGCAAGTACGGCACCGAGGAGTGGACCGCGCGCGTGCCGTGA
- a CDS encoding pseudouridine synthase — MGEWLRWRLPEKVDVTAMLTAERIVDASGAPVADAAPYRPHTFVWFYRDLREEAPVPGELHVLHRDERLVVVDKPPFLATIPRGRHVKESVVVRLRDQLGLPELSPAHRLDRITSGVLVLTTERRWRGPYQLVFQRRQASKIYRAFAPVDPDLALPTTVTNHLVKRRGSFQVEVVAGATPNAITRIALEGRHGDHGVYRLEPETGRTHQLRAHLYGLGIPIVGDPVYPEVLDVDLDDFRHPLQLLASELAFTDPVDGSERRFVSRRTLPLHAEE; from the coding sequence ATGGGGGAGTGGCTGCGCTGGCGCCTGCCGGAGAAGGTCGACGTGACCGCGATGCTCACGGCCGAGCGCATCGTGGACGCCTCCGGCGCACCGGTCGCCGATGCCGCCCCGTACCGCCCGCACACCTTCGTCTGGTTCTACCGCGACCTCCGCGAGGAGGCGCCCGTCCCCGGTGAGCTGCACGTGCTCCACCGCGACGAGCGCCTCGTCGTCGTCGACAAGCCGCCGTTCCTCGCGACGATCCCGCGCGGGCGACACGTCAAGGAGAGCGTCGTCGTACGGCTGCGCGACCAGCTCGGCCTCCCCGAGCTGTCCCCCGCGCACCGCCTCGACCGGATCACCTCCGGCGTCCTGGTCCTCACTACCGAGCGGCGGTGGCGTGGCCCGTACCAGCTGGTCTTCCAGCGGCGGCAGGCGAGCAAGATCTATCGCGCCTTCGCGCCCGTCGACCCCGACCTCGCGCTCCCGACGACGGTGACCAACCACCTCGTCAAGCGGCGCGGCTCGTTCCAGGTCGAGGTGGTCGCAGGCGCGACCCCGAACGCGATCACCCGGATCGCGCTCGAGGGCCGCCACGGCGACCACGGCGTCTATCGCCTCGAGCCCGAGACCGGTCGTACGCACCAGCTCCGCGCGCACCTGTACGGCCTCGGCATCCCGATCGTCGGCGACCCCGTCTATCCGGAGGTCCTCGACGTCGACCTCGACGACTTCCGCCACCCGCTGCAGCTGCTGGCGAGCGAGCTGGCGTTCACCGACCCGGTCGACGGGAGCGAGCGCCGGTTCGTGAGCCGTCGCACGCTCCCGCTGCACGCCGAGGAGTGA
- a CDS encoding glycerol-3-phosphate dehydrogenase/oxidase, producing MRPLALDHAARADALAALRATAAADGVPLDVLVIGGGVVGAGCALDAATRGLTTGLVEARDLASGTSSRSSKLIHGGLRYLEMLDFALVAEALAERSLLVERLAPHLVHPIPFLYPLTHHGWERAYAGAGVAMYDSLAWASGQSRGVPRHRHLTRRKALRRMPALRKDALVGAIEYYDGQVDDARHTMMLARTAASYGAHVATRTRVTGMLREGERVTGVVVRDLESGEEFEIRAAQVVNATGVWTDETQAMAAERGQFQVRASKGVHLVVPRDRIQGEAGLILRTEKSVLFVIPWKRHWIIGTTDTDWSLSKDHPAASRTDIDYLLAHVNTVLATPLSYADVEGVFAGLRPLLRGESEATSTLSREHAVSHSVPGLVVVAGGKYTTYRVMARDAIDAAADALGGQLSRAIPQCVTEDVPLLGADGFAGLWNRRRLLARRSGLHEVRVEHLLRRYGALVEEVLALIADDPTLAEPLGGADDYLRAEVVYAVTHEGALHLDDVLTRRTRISIETFDRGTASAEEAAALMAGPLGWGAEQVAREVEHYLARVAAERESQTMPDDETADAARMGAPDVVPVVPRVE from the coding sequence GTGCGGCCCCTTGCGCTCGACCACGCTGCCCGCGCGGATGCGCTCGCTGCCCTGCGTGCGACGGCCGCTGCGGACGGTGTGCCTCTCGACGTGCTGGTCATCGGCGGCGGAGTGGTCGGCGCCGGCTGCGCGCTCGACGCGGCGACCCGCGGGCTGACGACCGGGCTCGTCGAGGCGCGCGACCTCGCCTCCGGCACCTCGAGCCGCTCGTCGAAGCTCATCCACGGCGGGCTCCGCTACCTCGAGATGCTCGACTTCGCGCTCGTCGCCGAGGCGCTGGCCGAGCGCAGCCTGCTCGTCGAGCGCCTCGCCCCGCACCTCGTGCACCCGATCCCGTTCCTCTATCCGCTCACGCACCACGGGTGGGAGCGGGCGTACGCGGGCGCGGGCGTCGCGATGTACGACTCGCTGGCGTGGGCGTCCGGGCAGTCGCGAGGCGTCCCGCGACACCGGCACCTGACCCGGCGCAAGGCGCTGCGGCGGATGCCGGCGCTGCGCAAGGACGCGCTCGTCGGCGCGATCGAGTACTACGACGGCCAGGTCGACGACGCGCGCCACACGATGATGCTGGCGCGCACGGCTGCCTCGTACGGGGCGCACGTCGCGACCCGTACGCGCGTCACGGGCATGCTGCGCGAGGGCGAGCGCGTGACCGGTGTCGTGGTGCGCGACCTGGAGTCGGGCGAGGAGTTCGAGATCCGGGCCGCACAGGTCGTCAACGCGACCGGCGTGTGGACCGACGAGACGCAGGCGATGGCCGCCGAGCGCGGGCAGTTCCAGGTGCGCGCGAGCAAGGGCGTGCACCTCGTCGTGCCGCGCGACCGCATCCAGGGGGAGGCCGGTCTGATCCTTCGTACGGAGAAGTCGGTCCTGTTCGTGATCCCGTGGAAGCGGCACTGGATCATCGGGACCACCGACACCGACTGGTCGCTCTCGAAGGACCACCCGGCCGCGTCGCGTACGGACATCGACTACCTGCTCGCGCACGTCAACACGGTGCTCGCGACGCCGCTCAGCTATGCCGACGTCGAGGGCGTGTTCGCAGGGTTGCGGCCGCTGCTGCGCGGCGAGTCCGAGGCGACGTCGACGCTGTCGCGCGAGCACGCCGTCTCGCACTCCGTGCCGGGGCTCGTGGTGGTCGCGGGCGGCAAGTACACGACCTACCGGGTCATGGCCCGCGACGCGATCGACGCCGCCGCCGACGCGCTCGGCGGGCAGCTGTCGCGGGCGATCCCGCAGTGCGTGACCGAGGACGTGCCGCTGCTCGGAGCCGACGGTTTCGCGGGGCTCTGGAACCGGCGCAGGCTGCTCGCGCGGCGCAGCGGACTGCACGAGGTGCGGGTCGAGCACCTGCTGCGCCGGTACGGGGCGCTGGTCGAGGAGGTGCTTGCGCTGATCGCGGACGACCCGACGCTGGCGGAGCCGCTCGGCGGTGCCGACGACTACCTTCGGGCGGAGGTTGTCTACGCGGTCACCCATGAAGGCGCACTGCACCTCGACGACGTGCTCACGCGTCGGACCCGGATCTCGATCGAGACGTTCGACCGCGGGACGGCCTCGGCCGAGGAGGCCGCCGCGTTGATGGCGGGACCGCTCGGGTGGGGTGCCGAGCAGGTCGCGCGCGAGGTCGAGCACTACCTCGCGCGGGTGGCTGCCGAACGCGAGAGCCAGACGATGCCGGACGACGAGACGGCAGATGCCGCACGGATGGGCGCACCCGACGTCGTCCCGGTGGTGCCGCGGGTCGAGTAG
- the glpK gene encoding glycerol kinase GlpK yields MADFVGSVDQGTTSTRFMIFDHDGNEVARHQLEHQQILPRSGWVEHNPVEIWERTSAVVQTALAKASLTASDLAAIGITNQRETTIVWDRRTGRPYAPAIVWQDTRTDRLASRLEVDGHGETIRAKAGLPPATYFSGGKIAWILENVPGVRAAAERGDALFGTTDSWVTWQLTGGRRGGVHVTDVTNASRTMLMNLETLDWDDELLEIFDIPRAMLPAIRPSSVADPYGVTLETGPFAGEVPITGVLGDQQAALVGQVCFAPGEAKNTYGTGNFLLLNTGTDIVRSKAGLLTTVAYQLGDDAPVYALEGSIAVTGSAVQWLRDQLGIISGAAQSEALARQVEDNGGVYFVPAFSGLFAPYWRSDARGAIVGLSRYNTNAHLARATLEAICFQSRDVAEAMREDSGVAVDVLKVDGGVTENELCMQIQADVLGTTVSRPVVAETTALGAAYAAGLAVGFWESTDELRRNWQESKRWEPQWDEERREQAYARWKKAVQRTLDWVEVD; encoded by the coding sequence ATGGCCGACTTCGTGGGATCTGTGGACCAGGGCACGACCAGCACCCGCTTCATGATCTTCGACCACGACGGCAACGAGGTCGCCCGTCACCAGCTCGAGCACCAGCAGATCCTTCCGCGCAGCGGCTGGGTCGAACACAACCCGGTGGAGATCTGGGAGCGCACCAGCGCCGTCGTCCAGACTGCACTCGCGAAGGCGAGCCTGACCGCCTCCGACCTCGCCGCGATCGGCATCACGAACCAGCGCGAGACCACCATCGTCTGGGACCGCCGCACCGGACGCCCATACGCGCCCGCGATCGTCTGGCAGGACACCCGCACCGACCGGCTCGCGTCGCGGCTCGAGGTCGACGGGCACGGCGAGACCATCCGTGCGAAGGCGGGCCTTCCTCCCGCGACGTACTTCTCCGGCGGCAAGATCGCCTGGATCCTCGAGAACGTCCCCGGCGTTCGCGCGGCCGCCGAGCGCGGCGACGCGCTGTTCGGCACGACCGACTCGTGGGTCACCTGGCAGCTCACCGGCGGTCGGCGCGGCGGCGTCCACGTCACCGACGTGACCAACGCGAGCCGCACGATGCTCATGAATCTCGAGACGCTCGACTGGGACGACGAGCTGCTCGAGATCTTCGACATCCCTCGCGCGATGCTCCCCGCGATCCGCCCGTCGTCGGTCGCCGACCCGTACGGGGTGACGCTGGAGACCGGCCCGTTCGCCGGCGAGGTCCCGATCACCGGCGTGCTCGGCGACCAGCAGGCGGCGCTCGTGGGGCAGGTGTGCTTCGCGCCGGGGGAGGCCAAGAACACCTACGGCACCGGCAACTTCCTGCTGCTCAACACCGGCACCGACATTGTCCGGAGCAAGGCCGGCCTGCTCACCACCGTCGCGTACCAGCTCGGCGACGACGCTCCCGTGTACGCGCTGGAAGGCTCGATCGCGGTGACCGGCTCGGCCGTGCAGTGGCTGCGCGACCAGCTCGGCATCATCTCCGGCGCCGCGCAGTCCGAGGCGCTCGCGCGGCAGGTCGAGGACAACGGCGGGGTCTACTTCGTGCCCGCATTCTCCGGGCTCTTTGCCCCGTACTGGCGCTCGGACGCCCGCGGCGCGATCGTTGGCCTCTCCCGCTACAACACCAACGCGCACCTGGCCCGGGCGACGCTGGAGGCGATCTGCTTCCAGTCGCGCGACGTCGCCGAGGCGATGCGCGAGGACTCCGGTGTCGCTGTCGACGTCCTCAAGGTCGACGGGGGAGTGACCGAGAACGAGCTGTGCATGCAGATCCAGGCCGACGTGCTCGGGACCACCGTCAGCCGCCCGGTCGTCGCCGAGACCACGGCGCTCGGCGCAGCGTACGCAGCAGGCCTGGCGGTCGGCTTCTGGGAGAGCACCGACGAGCTGCGGCGCAACTGGCAGGAGTCGAAGCGCTGGGAGCCGCAGTGGGACGAGGAGCGGCGTGAGCAGGCGTACGCCCGCTGGAAGAAGGCCGTGCAGCGGACCCTCGACTGGGTGGAGGTGGACTGA